TACTCTTAACCACAATCCTGCTGTCATCAATTACTTCAACAATAGTTCCGATGATAAGGGGTATAGTTCTCAGGCGCTCAAGCTCGTTTTTTATTCGCTTGATTTCTCTGTCCATATTTATCATTTCATTTTCGAGAACTTTCTTTCTTTCCTCAAGCCACTTTATTCTCTGGATATAACCTACCTTAATTCTGCTGTTTTCGTTTTTCAGCTCTATATACTGCTTTTCAATATCTTTAAGTCTCTCCTGAAGATACTCTGCGTTACCTTCAACGTCTCCAGCCATTTCTTTACTCATCTCGAACCCCTTAGATTTTTAACTCCATTAAACTTATATATAGTTACTCCTTTTAACAATAGTATATACCATTGTATAAATTCCAGCAAGAAGTGATTTTAATGGAGTGTGAAGTCTGCGGAAAACCTATTTTTGGGAGACCTTTGCGTGTAGTTATTGAAGGTAGTGAGATGAAAACCTGTAAAAGCTGTGCAAAGTTCGGAGAAGTAAGAGAGATAAAAAGTCCTCAGCAGCAGAAACAGGTGAGAAAAAGGAGCTATCACAAACCAAAACCAGAGCATATACCGGATGTGGTAGGGGATTATCATGACGTAATAAGAAAAGCTAGGGAAAAAAATGGTTTGACACAGGAAGAGCTTGGCCTGATTATAAATGAAAGAGCCTCTGTAATAAATCGTCTGGAGTCAAAGCGTATGAGCCCCAGTATCTCACTGACAAAGAAGCTTGAAAGAGCTCTTGAGATTAAACTTCTCGAAGAGTCTGAAGAATCTTCTCCCGGTGAGTTCAAGAGGGGTGAGAATGCTGAACTTACCATAGGTGATATTATAAAAGTCAAGAAGAAGGGCTAAAGATGATACCGAGAGAGGAGATGCAGAATGTCGTTGAAGATTACAGAGATGTGACAATTGGGATTTTCGGCTCCCATTCAGCCAAAGAGCTTGGTATAGCGGCAAAGGCCGCTGGCTTTAAAACCGCAATTGTTGTGAAGGAAGGGAGAGAGAAACTTTATGCATATTACAACAGGCATCTCTACGATGAAGTCATTGTGGTCAGGGATTTCAGGGATATGCTCTTTAAAGAGATTCAG
The window above is part of the archaeon BMS3Bbin15 genome. Proteins encoded here:
- a CDS encoding transcription factor codes for the protein MECEVCGKPIFGRPLRVVIEGSEMKTCKSCAKFGEVREIKSPQQQKQVRKRSYHKPKPEHIPDVVGDYHDVIRKAREKNGLTQEELGLIINERASVINRLESKRMSPSISLTKKLERALEIKLLEESEESSPGEFKRGENAELTIGDIIKVKKKG